CTTGCCCTTGGCAGCCGAAGGCTTGGCGCGCACGACGCTGGTGATGACGGTCATGGCGTTGTCGATCAGCTTCTCCACGGGGAACGAAAGCTTGCCCACCGGAACGTGCACGAGAGCAGTCTTGTCCGTACGGAACTCGATCTTACCGGCCTTGATTTCCTTGACGGCGGCAGCCACATCGGCGGTCACCGTACCGGTCTTCGGGTTCGGCATCAGGCCGCGGGGGCCGAGCACCTTACCGAGACGGCCGACCGAACGCATCATGTCCGGGGTCGCGATCAGGGCGTCGAAATCGGTCCAGCTTTCCTTCTGGATCTTCTCGACCAGATCTTCGCCGCCGACGAACTCCGCACCGGCTGCTTCGGCTTCCTTCAGGCGGTCGCCGGAGGTGATCACGGCCACGCGCTTGGTCTTACCGAGGCCGTGGGGCAGAACCACCGTGCCGCGGACCATCTGGTCGGCGTGGCGGGGGTCGACACCCAGGCGAAGGGTGAGATCGACGGTCTCATCGAACTTGGCAAACTTGACCTGCTGCAGGAGCGGCACTGCGTCCTGAAGCGTATAAGGGCGGGGCTCAACGGCCGCGCGCGCCTTGGCGACGTTCTTGCTTACTTTTCTCGACATACTTCCTCTGTCTCCCACCGCGCGGACGCTGCTGCATGCCGGCCGTGGTGTATAAGCACCCGCAGAGATACGGGCACGTCTTTTGATTATCCACAGATTTCTTTCGCCATGCAAGCCATTCCCGGGGAGAAATCTGCATATTTCCCCACGGATGGAGGCAATCCGACCCAGGCCGTATCCACATAGAGCCACGAGAAAGGGTCGTCATTTCGGCCGGAGCAGGACCGTTTCATCGGCCTGCGCAGCGGAGAAACCTGCAGTTCTTCTGCGAGCGCGGCAGCCAGCAGCGCCAGCAGTTCATAGGCCGCAGTGCCGTCGGGAGCCCACGCGCGCCAGATGCGATGGCACAGCCAGAGCACGGCAAGCCCGAGCAGCAGGTTCATCGCCAGCAGCAGCCACATGTGCATGCCGAAGACGGCGAAGACCAGCGCCAGCAGGTACGGCCACAGAATGGACGAAGAGGCGGTAGCGAACGGCCCCGGCGAAGGCGCATAGAGATGGCGCAGCAGAAGGTTCTTCGCAATGGCGGCGTGGATGTAGGCGTCGTCGAGGATGAAGAGCTGATCGCCGTGCGTAGCCCGCAGGATCAGGGCAAGATTCGCTGCGGCAGCGGCCAGAAAGAGGATTGCCGCAAGAAGGACAGGCCAGTTGGGGAGCCAGAAACGCAGACGCGCTGGGGGCAACAGGAACTTCTCCTTCAGGCCGAGGGTTGCGAAGCACGGACGGCACTTCTGGTGCGGCGAGGCTATCGCCCGGATTTCATTGTAGAGGGCTGGGATGTATCCACACCTCACTCTTGCGAAACACGCGCCTGCGCGAGGCGTCCTGGCACTATCGATCCGTGCATTGGCTTGTTGGCATCAGTTGAGTAAAGGCGATGCCTGAGTTGTCCTGTCAATTTGCAGGCATCGCAGGAATTGCAGGTAGAAGTACGTTTGGACTTGATCTTATGTAAAGATGTCTATATATAGTTGTCTATATATGAGAAGGCCCGACGCTCTCCAAGGCTCGCTCGATCTGCTTGTGCTGAAGATATTGTCCCGACGCCCCAAGATTCACGGTTACGGAATCATGGCGGCTGTTCGGGAGGCTTCGGATGATCTGCTCAGTATTGAGGAAGGCTCTCTGTATCCAGCCCTGTACCGAATGGAAGAGGCTGGCTGGGTCTGTGCCGAGTGGATAAAGAAAGACTCAGGACGCCGGGCACGCATCTACCAACTTACGCCGGCGGGCAAGAAGCAACTGGAGGCTGAAGAGTCGCGATGGCAGACGACAACCTCCGTGATCAATCAGGTTTTGAGGACGGTTTGATATGTCATTCCTCTCGCGCTTGGTCAATGTCTTTCGCGGTGAGCGTCTCAACCGCGAGATTGCGGAAGAACTTGAGTCGCACCTCCACGAAGCAGTCGAAGCTGGACGCGATCCGCAAGAGGCCCGTCGCGCGCTCGGCAACGCCTTCCAGCAACGGCAGCACCAGGAGACAGGCCACGATGCCCGCGTCCTGGTATGGCTGGACCTGTTGCGCGCCGACATCCTCTTCGCTTGGCGCCATCTGCTGAAGCACAAGGTCGTCACCTCGGCCGCCA
The Silvibacterium dinghuense DNA segment above includes these coding regions:
- a CDS encoding PadR family transcriptional regulator translates to MRRPDALQGSLDLLVLKILSRRPKIHGYGIMAAVREASDDLLSIEEGSLYPALYRMEEAGWVCAEWIKKDSGRRARIYQLTPAGKKQLEAEESRWQTTTSVINQVLRTV
- the rplA gene encoding 50S ribosomal protein L1 gives rise to the protein MSRKVSKNVAKARAAVEPRPYTLQDAVPLLQQVKFAKFDETVDLTLRLGVDPRHADQMVRGTVVLPHGLGKTKRVAVITSGDRLKEAEAAGAEFVGGEDLVEKIQKESWTDFDALIATPDMMRSVGRLGKVLGPRGLMPNPKTGTVTADVAAAVKEIKAGKIEFRTDKTALVHVPVGKLSFPVEKLIDNAMTVITSVVRAKPSAAKGKYIKGITLSSTMGPGIQLDGAVADTAAKA